A genomic segment from Lagenorhynchus albirostris chromosome X, mLagAlb1.1, whole genome shotgun sequence encodes:
- the POU3F4 gene encoding POU domain, class 3, transcription factor 4: MATAASNPYSILSSSSMVHADSAGMQQGSPFRNPQKLLQSDYLQGVPSNGHPLGHHWVTSLSDGGPWSSTLATSPLEQQDVKPGREDLQLGTIIHHRSPHVAHHSPHTNHPNAWGASPAPNPSITSSSQPLNVYSQPGFTVSGMLEHGGLTPPPASASTQSLHPVLREPPDHGDLGSHHCQDHSDEETPTSDELEQFAKQFKQRRIKLGFTQADVGLALGTLYGNVFSQTTICRFEALQLSFKNMCKLKPLLNKWLEEADSSTGSPTSIDKIAAQGRKRKKRTSIEVSVKGVLETHFLKCPKPAAQEISSLADSLQLEKEVVRVWFCNRRQKEKRMTPPGDQQPHEVYSHTHTVKTDTSCHDL; this comes from the coding sequence ATGGCCACAGCTGCCTCGAATCCCTACAGCATTCTCAGTTCCAGCTCTATGGTCCATGCGGACTCTGCGGGAATGCAGCAGGGGAGTCCTTTCCGAAACCCTCAGAAACTTCTCCAAAGTGATTACTTGCAGGGAGTTCCTAGCAATGGGCACCCCCTCGGGCATCACTGGGTGACCAGTCTGAGCGATGGAGGCCCATGGTCTTCCACACTGGCCACCAGCCCCCTGGAACAGCAAGACGTGAAGCCTGGGCGCGAAGACCTACAGTTGGGCACAATCATCCATCACCGCTCTCCGCACGTCGCCCACCACTCTCCGCACACTAACCACCCGAATGCTTGGGGGGCGAGCCCGGCTCCGAATCCGTCCATCACGTCGAGCAGCCAACCCCTTAACGTGTACTCGCAGCCGGGCTTCACGGTGAGTGGCATGCTTGAGCACGGCGGGCTCACTCCACCGCCGGCCTCTGCCTCCACGCAGAGCTTACACCCAGTGCTCCGGGAGCCCCCAGACCACGGCGACCTAGGTTCGCACCACTGCCAGGACCACTCGGACGAGGAGACACCAACCTCGGATGAGTTGGAACAGTTCGCCAAACAGTTCAAACAAAGAAGAATCAAGTTGGGCTTCACGCAGGCTGACGTGGGGCTGGCGCTGGGCACACTGTACGGCAACGTGTTCTCTCAGACCACCATCTGCAGGTTCGAGGCCTTACAACTGAGCTTCAAGAACATGTGCAAGCTGAAGCCGCTGCTGAACAAGTGGCTGGAGGAGGCTGATTCGTCCACAGGGAGTCCGACCAGCATTGACAAGATCGCGGCGCAGGGCCGCAAGCGCAAGAAGCGAACCTCTATCGAGGTGAGTGTCAAGGGCGTACTGGAGACGCATTTCCTCAAGTGTCCCAAGCCTGCCGCGCAGGAGATTTCCTCGCTGGCAGACAGCCTCCAGTTGGAGAAAGAAGTGGTGCGTGTCTGGTTCTGTAAtcgaagacagaaagagaaaagaatgactcCACCAGGGGATCAGCAGCCACATGAGGTTTATTCGCACACGCACACGGTGAAAACAGACACGTCCTGCCACGATCTCTGA